The stretch of DNA ATAAAGCTGCGGCTGGGCACTAAGGTGTCGGTGCTGCTACTGCAGACGGTATGTCGTTTCTTcagctgtgtttacatgcagtcgCCGTTTTGTAAAGAAGGCTCAACTTTTTGTTGACATCCGTGAGAAGCACGGCTGGGTGTTGTGCAACTAGCAGCTCCCGTACTTAAGCGAGTTAGTAGCTAGCGTAATAACTTTTCTCGCGGAAGTTTTCTTTCTGGTATGCATTCAGATAATCGCTTCATTACTACTCGGCATTGAGCCTGGGTGCTTTTAATAATCGGTTGCGATGAAGCTGCAGTGTGATGTCGAGGTAGTGAATCGCCTGCTCCCCACGTTTGGGATGAAACGTCGAGGGAAGGGGACGAGAGCCGTGCTCTCCATCGGGAAACATATGGATAAGACGAGTCAACGCAGCAACATATACATGATGATCTGTACAGCCAAAGACAGAGCAGGATCAAAGTACAAGGTGAGTATTTATGCTGTAGTTTGTCACTGTAGTGCAATGTATGTTTGTGAAAGGCTGagtttattattactgtttaTTTCCATACTATGCCGATCACAGCCTAATATAATTATTGACACTCTGTCACTTAAAGAGCATTTCAGATTCACTGAACAAACATCATAACCCCACTTATGTTTTGCCTGATAATATGTCAGAAACGATAGTGAagaatttcttttttaaataatgagtTTACAGAGTCAAACCGTGTCAGCAACTCTTCcaataatgtaatgtaacattCATCTGTTTAGTTAGAGACTTGACGGACAGGACAAATGACAGGAAATCAGTGTAATAGTAGAACTGGTATTTAGTTTGATAGAAAGAGTCTATTCAGTGATGGCGAGAatacaaataacacaaaataaCTTGACAAATTAGAATAATAAGTGGAGTGGAATGCTAAacagatgatggtgatggtgtaTCACCATATAAATTATATAATGGAGACATAAACTGAATTTTAGGGTTTAGAGGAGttcattgatttgttttctaGATCAAATAATAATTGAAATTCCAGTATGATTATAACAAATATTCCCTATTTGTACCTCTGGATAGTTTTTGCATTCGTTGGCAAAAACAGTGCCGGCAGCTGTCACTTGAGTGACTTCAGTCTACTTTACTCTAAATTATTCATTGTCCTTCCTGCATCCTCCCAGATTAGTAACCCTGGTGGCATAGGTGACTGATTATAGTTAAAAACTAGGAAGCAAAACTACAGAACAACATCATGGGCATTTTATTCTGATTTCCTGTGAGTGTAAAAATTATATACACTATAAAATGTGTtgcttatttacttatttttttgtgttgaaatgACAATAAAGAATCTGAATCTGAAGAGAATCACAAACCAATGATGCTTCACCATCACCATCTGTCTACTGCTGCCTTTACGATGCTTCTCAAAGCTTGGTCAGCCCCTGTGCTGCTAAAAACCGCACCGTTCCTGCCAGCACTTGTTGAAAGATTGAGTCATTCATGTTGGAATCATGATGCGCACCCACGCTGAagttgtgaaatgtgtttttccattGTTTGACTTTTGGCAATTTCTCTTGCAGCTGAAAGACAACATAGAGAAGTTCTTCACCTGGTTTGTAGAGGAAGGCAAGGCCACCGTGAGATTAAAGGAGCctgctgttgacatttgttTAAGCAAGGTATGacatctgcagtgttgttgttagAACCATTATCTGTTTATGTTGTGTGGGGATTTTTATTTTCTAGAACAGACCTTGAACTTTACTTCATTCACATAGAATAAACTGAGGAGAGGGCAACACAAACCCATCCACTCAGTCATttatcagacagacacacacacacacacctttgtttTGACTGCAGCTCATGCCTGCACAGGCACTATAACAGGGttattgtttgtctttgttacaAAGCTGTCCCGGCTGTTTAACCTGTCACAAACTCACTGATCCGAGTCAAGCAAAAAAGGAAGATTCTAAATTGTGTGAGAAGTTGTAAGAAACTTCAATGACCTTTACAGTATTGCTGGTCTGTAAGATTGGATCGCACTACAAGGTGTTTAGCTGTTCTTTCCATCCTCTTCATATTGTTATTCCCAACAGCATAAAGTCCATCAATGAAAAGTGTGTCACCATATTCTAGGCCAGTGAATTTAGGTTGGATATTTCGAGGAATGCAGTCACACACCTCCACCCATGAAGATATTGTGAGTCTGCTGCTTCTGTTACCAGTTTCGATCTGTTGATCCACCTGCAACTTTACTAATTTATTTGCAGGCTGACGCAAACAGCTTAAAGAACTTCCTCTCAGCAGCTCGTTTGGCAGACAGGGGAAGTGAAACAAGCAGCCTTCCTTTGTCCACGCTTACTCCTGTTCGCGCCAGAGATGTAGAGCAGCCCAAGAAGAAACTCACCATCATCTCCAAAAAGGATTACCCTCTCACCTCCAACTTCCCCTACTCCCTTGAGCAGCTGCAGGTGTCGTACTGCAAGCTGTCACGTGTGGACATGCGAATGCTGACACTCAAAGGTAAAGTCTGACATAATCATTATATTTTGCTACCTTATTAAACATTAGCAGTGTTATTTCTAaccttgttatttttctttttttttacctttctaGCTCTACGTAAGCTAGACCTCAGTAACAACCATATAAAAAAACTCCCGGGCACCATTGGTGACCTCAGCTGTCTCTCTGAACTCATCCTCCACAACAACCACCTGGAAGCCTTCAGCGAGGCCCTCTGCCTATCCACCCTGCAGCGGACCCTGCAGGTCCTGGACATTAGCCAGAATCGGCTACAGTCCCTGCCCGCTCAGTTCTGCCAGCTCAGGGAACTGGTGAACCTCAAACTGGATGACAATGAGCTTGTTTGTTTGCCATTTCACATAGGCCGACTCTCCAAGCTAAGGCTCCTGTCTGCGGCGCATAACCAGCTGGCAGCACTGCCCGGCGACTTTCGTAAGCTGAGTCTGGAGAACCTGGACTTGTTCGGGAATCCTTTTATCCAGCCCAATCCACTGGACCACACAATGCAGCTTACATTTCCCCTTCCACTTCAAGAAATAGCTTCCAGGGCTGTGGCCAACCTCAGgtatgatttttgtttgtttagtaaACAAGTGATTAATAGAGGTGATAATGAATCAGTCCCAGGTACGGCtacaatacactcacatttaTCTGCTGTCGACTAAAAGTGCTGTTTCTACTTTTCTTCTGGCACGCTTCTGGGTATACTGATGCCAAGTAAACTAAATAACTGCAGCTGATCATTAGCCAACCTCCCccctctctgcagctcagtCTCACTGTTGCATGTCTCACCAAATAGTGCTTTGGTATATCATTTCTTTTCCTCGTTGATTGGCAGCAGTTGTCTCAGTCAAATCTGTACGTACAAAACAATGATGTGCAGAGATGTACACTCCGACAAGGACAATCTGAGCCAGTTGGTGGCAAAAACGAGCCCTCACAGCCGTTGTTGTGGTTTCTGAATGTTGCTATATTTGGTTTCTATTATTGGTTTAGACCCAAAAGGAAGAGAAGGACTTACTTTAGAAATACTGGTATTATCCTTCCAGCCTATAGTTATAGCTAACcttctgtctttctgcctgACTTTACAGGATACCTTATGGACCTCACCTCATACCTGCTCATTTATGTCGGGACCTCGAATTGGCCAAGAGCTGCGACTGTGGCCGTGTCTGCATCAGTTACTACATCAAGACTGTAGTGAGCATGAACCTGCATCAGGTGTCTCACACAGTGGTGCTGGTAGATGACATGGGAGGCACAGACGCACCGGTGCAGCAGCACTTCTGCTCCCTCTCCTGCTACTCCGAGTTTTTAGACAACTCCCTGCAGAGAGGAATCAGATGAGGCAGCAGTTTCCaacctttaaataaaaggacAGTATTGACTATTAACTGTTTACAAGTGCTTCAAGCTGCTTATTTTTACACTTACAATGTATTACTCCAATGTatgggcggggggggggggataacaGGGTGACACTGACTGCAATGACACTTGGACAAAAACCCAGGACAGGAGAATCTTTTTCTGTTCTAGCTGCCTTTTTAAAGCAACCTGCAGATTTCCCTAATGACTCACTTCCACTCAGCAGGGGAATACCAACATTAGAAGAATTTCCTGCACACAGTGCCTCAGGGTCCACCAGCAGTGGCTAAAGGGAGCTGGTTTTAAATGTGCTAATGGCCCTcaatttttaaaatatacatgAAAAATTCAATAAAAGTATTCATTGACCTGTTTGACGTAGTTTATTGTGAAACACTGAGATGATTCATGAAGAGAAACTTGTATACAGACTGCCTCAGTCCAGCTCAAACATCAGGGTGTTGTGAAAGGTGAACCCAGCAGAAGTGGAATGATCACTGATCACTGTCTCATTTCCATCTTTATCTATTTCCCTCAGTAGCACGGGTGGTGTCTTGTTGTCACACTCTGAGGTTAGGCAGGTCTGCCCTGTGGGGGGGTTGTCTTTATCTGTGACGACTGCTTCGTCAGAACTCAGGACTAACTGTTTGTCAAAGTCTCCTCCGCCTGACTTTCTTGCATCATCCGTTGCAGCAGGCGTCTCGTTGGATCTTGCACAGCTCTCCTCCACGTCGTCCTGGCTAGCGTTGCTTGTTGTAATCGGCGAGTCGTCACTggatgtgtgtctctgacatgcaGCATCTGTCCCCACCTTGTAGAAGACGGATTCAGCAATTGGGTTGATCACACTTTGCCTTTCAGTCTGAATGTCAGAATATCccacctgtgtgttttcttgtagatttgcttttgtcTCCTCTTGAACATCTGTGAGGCTTCTTTTGGGTGTTGGCTCTAAACTTGACATCAGATTTGCTtggttttcatttattgtggGTGATGTCAGACCACCATCATTGACAGACACCAAGTTTTCTTCTTGGACAGACGTATCACATTGAAGAAAGGAATTCTCCGCGTTTCTATCCTCCCTTGAATCGTCACTTATCTCTCGGTTGTCATTTTGATCATCCTGCTTCGTCACTTCTTcctcatgtttctgtttctcctccCATACTTCACTTACTGGATTCTTGTCATTTTGTTTAACTCCCCCTTCCTCCACACTTCCTTCTATCTCTGCACTGTCACATTTTTcatcttctttctcctctttaccTGTCTCCACTCTTCCCTCTTGCTCCTTATGTTCAGTCACATCACCTTTGTCCTCCTTTTCTGCACCACTTTCCTCATCTTTGCCCTCACTATCATCCACACTATCAAATTCACTGGCAGACATTACAAACAAATCTGGAGACAGGTTAGAAGGAAGAACAGGCAGTGTGACGGtcagctgtcctctctgtttgttGAACTTGGCCTCTCCCTTGTCTTCATCCACAGGATAGGCCAAAGGCAGCTCCAGCCTGTAGGCCGGTTTCTTGGACTCCAGCAGCAGGGTCTTCTCTCTCACTTCCAGACAGGTGTCTGTGACTGACTTAAGAAGTGGCATGTCAATGGTAACCACGATGGCCTTTGGTCTGGGGCTTTGGGCTGAGTCTCTAGAACACCGGAAGTCCTGCAGATCAATGAAGGATCTATATTTAACTGTGTACTTTGGTTTAGTCGGCTCTTTGGGTTTCTGAGGTTGTGTCGGGATGCTGTTAGGCTGGGTATTACTGCTGTGTTCTGTTAGAGGGGACTCTGTAGACTTTGTTTGTGCCACTGTGGTAGATCTTTTTTCATCAGGGTACTGGAAGGCGAGTAGATCGGGCTCCTCGGATGGCTTCTTTGGTGTGTATCCAGGTATGGGCTTTCGAGTTACACAGGGCTGCGGGGTGCCTTTGTATTTTGTTCTCAGCTGTCTCATGTTGTTTTTGTCCAGAGTCACTTTGAAAGCATCCTGGATTCCCTGAGTGGCTGTGCTCTCCACCATGTCCATAAACCTCTTGTTCTTGCCGGCTATGTGCAGAGTGTCCGGGTGGAACACGACGTCATAAATGATGACTTTGTTACCTTTAGGATCCACATCTTGCCTCCCGGGGTGCAGACTGTGAGGCAGAGaccaacactgccccctgcGGCCGTCCTCCGTCACACACTTACATACAGGCTTCCCAACTTTTTCACTGGCACAAATGTTGATGAAGCATTTTTGTTTTCCATCCACGCTCGTCTTGAAAGCCATGAATGGTGTCGGGTGGATAAACTCGATGCTgtttcctctctcctgctccaacgtttttatttcttcttcgtattttttcctgttttccgGGTCTGATATTTCGTCGGCGTAATTGCGCAGCATTTCTCTGAATTTTTCGTCTTTAAAAGCTTTTGTAAATCGGTCAATTTCATCCGCTGTCATGTTCAGCTCTTTTAGCTTATCTCCGACCTCCATGCTGATGACTGCAAAGACAATAGCTCAATTAAATTACCGGACAAAACCTGCCACAAgttaaaaacagcaacatttcagacacaactttttttttttttttttttacttaatcgAAAAATATGCTGCGTTTACCTCGTTTGTGTCTATATCGAATTTAAGCAGGTGAAAAAACTCCAGACAGGAAGGAGAAAGGTTGGTTCGCTTATGTTGATGTAACCGTGGCAACAAGAGGTTTGGCATCGTTCTGGTTTGGTGCAACTAGGAAATACCTCCccctaaacaaacaaactgtgggCCGCATAAGTAGTATAGTTTTATAATGCTTTacgttttgtttattttttattgcgGAACCCTTAAAAATATACTGGAACAACAACATACTagtatgttgttgtttttaatccataattaaaaacaaaaactatatatatatagtttttgtttttaattattagcTAATTAAAAAAACTCAGTGCAACTATGTCAAACCTTTAGATCAATGACAATTCAGTGTAACAGATTATTTGATTTTCCTCTTAGTTTGGTGTAATAATAACAACAGGCACCATTTTCCTTTGTTGATTTGCTGTTTGTGAAGCGTGTGAAGCGCAAATAGATAAATGGTGTAATGACTCTTTGTAACCAGCAGGTGTCCCTGTAGACCGCAGCTCGGGTGGCACACGGCCAGTGAGTATGTCGGTCAGTAAGGCAAATGGGCGGGTGAGCAGGAAAGAAGCGTGATTGGTCGCGCCCCCAACAGTTCATATTTCTCTGGGTCTGATTGGAAGGGTTGTGCTGTTACTAGGTGTGGGACCACTGCTTATGAATATGTTGTGTGAGGGCGGACAGAAGCGTCACAGACAGCACAATCTTTgtccatttattttaatttcttactaaaaaacacacacttcttccaCTCTGGTGATTGTTAATATTGAAAATAACTTTCTAACAGTCCGTGTAATCTCTGGGACCAACTGGGGTCATAAAGACAGGGAATGTTTGCTAAAATATAGACAAAGAGATATACGTGGATGAATAACTCTACTCTGTGTAATATGTAAGAATCACAGCTTCATCACCACTCATCGTGACAGCAATGAATGAGCAGGAATAAACTGATAATGAACTCCCAACACACGCCAAACAACTTGTCGGTCTCCTCTGACTCATCAAGCATTCTGGCTAATGAAGAGGACACAATGTCCCCAGATGGTCTCCGCCAAGAGAGAGCTTTTATAACACCAAAAAGAATGTTTGATCCAGCCAGCAGGAAGCTACCCACAGGCTAGTCAGCACATTTGGAAGAACACGAGTGAGTTTCAGCTGACGAACGAGGGTGGCGGTGGTGCTGAGGGGGAGTCAGTGACGCACACAGGATGTGGGCAGACACCACTCACTGGCTTTTCTGCATGAGGCAGCTGGGAAAGATTGCTGACTATACCTTGATCCCACATGTCATTGCTCTTAAAATCAGATTATGGAAAGGTCATAAAATCCACAAAGATTGactcatttaaatgtttttttttattacaaatacGTATTAAATAATATGAAAAGTTAGACAATGAGATACAATCATAGTATAATCATAGTACTGATgattaatattcatatttacaACATTTTTCATGTCAAATTTTTCCCCAAATATGACAAATAATACAATAcattcacataaacacatatataAGTATCAACACAAATGTGGAGAAGGTGTTGAAGAAGAGGTGGCGAAGGTGAAATGTGTAAGACAAACTTCATACAAAGGCTTTGGCAAGAGTGCATACATATCATCAACCAATTATATCAAAGTAAACCAAGAATCTTAAATGTGTCCAAATGAGCAGTAAAGCAGGAAAAGAGTCCAGTGCacgatttttcttttttttcctccatgagTATATAGAGCAGCAGCGGCGGTGTGCACGCTGCTCCCTGCATCCCTCTGGCATCTCAGGAGTGGGTAGCATGGCAGTTGTTCATTGTCTACTTGGAGCCAGCAGGTACCAGCATGCTTAGTGTGGTAACACTAGGTTTTGTGGGAGGCGTTTTgccagcagccattttgttcAGATTCCGAACATCAGTCTGCCAGGAGGGGATTTTCT from Parambassis ranga chromosome 22, fParRan2.1, whole genome shotgun sequence encodes:
- the lrr1 gene encoding leucine-rich repeat protein 1, with protein sequence MKLQCDVEVVNRLLPTFGMKRRGKGTRAVLSIGKHMDKTSQRSNIYMMICTAKDRAGSKYKLKDNIEKFFTWFVEEGKATVRLKEPAVDICLSKADANSLKNFLSAARLADRGSETSSLPLSTLTPVRARDVEQPKKKLTIISKKDYPLTSNFPYSLEQLQVSYCKLSRVDMRMLTLKALRKLDLSNNHIKKLPGTIGDLSCLSELILHNNHLEAFSEALCLSTLQRTLQVLDISQNRLQSLPAQFCQLRELVNLKLDDNELVCLPFHIGRLSKLRLLSAAHNQLAALPGDFRKLSLENLDLFGNPFIQPNPLDHTMQLTFPLPLQEIASRAVANLRIPYGPHLIPAHLCRDLELAKSCDCGRVCISYYIKTVVSMNLHQVSHTVVLVDDMGGTDAPVQQHFCSLSCYSEFLDNSLQRGIR
- the dnaaf2 gene encoding protein kintoun isoform X1 gives rise to the protein MEVGDKLKELNMTADEIDRFTKAFKDEKFREMLRNYADEISDPENRKKYEEEIKTLEQERGNSIEFIHPTPFMAFKTSVDGKQKCFINICASEKVGKPVCKCVTEDGRRGQCWSLPHSLHPGRQDVDPKGNKVIIYDVVFHPDTLHIAGKNKRFMDMVESTATQGIQDAFKVTLDKNNMRQLRTKYKGTPQPCVTRKPIPGYTPKKPSEEPDLLAFQYPDEKRSTTVAQTKSTESPLTEHSSNTQPNSIPTQPQKPKEPTKPKYTVKYRSFIDLQDFRCSRDSAQSPRPKAIVVTIDMPLLKSVTDTCLEVREKTLLLESKKPAYRLELPLAYPVDEDKGEAKFNKQRGQLTVTLPVLPSNLSPDLFVMSASEFDSVDDSEGKDEESGAEKEDKGDVTEHKEQEGRVETGKEEKEDEKCDSAEIEGSVEEGGVKQNDKNPVSEVWEEKQKHEEEVTKQDDQNDNREISDDSREDRNAENSFLQCDTSVQEENLVSVNDGGLTSPTINENQANLMSSLEPTPKRSLTDVQEETKANLQENTQVGYSDIQTERQSVINPIAESVFYKVGTDAACQRHTSSDDSPITTSNASQDDVEESCARSNETPAATDDARKSGGGDFDKQLVLSSDEAVVTDKDNPPTGQTCLTSECDNKTPPVLLREIDKDGNETVISDHSTSAGFTFHNTLMFELD
- the dnaaf2 gene encoding protein kintoun isoform X2, with product MEVGDKLKELNMTADEIDRFTKAFKDEKFREMLRNYADEISDPENRKKYEEEIKTLEQERGNSIEFIHPTPFMAFKTSVDGKQKCFINICASEKVGKPVCKCVTEDGRRGQCWSLPHSLHPGRQDVDPKGNKVIIYDVVFHPDTLHIAGKNKRFMDMVESTATQGIQDAFKVTLDKNNMRQLRTKYKGTPQPCVTRKPIPGYTPKKPSEEPDLLAFQYPDEKRSTTVAQTKSTESPLTEHSSNTQPNSIPTQPQKPKEPTKPKYTVKYRSFIDLQDFRCSRDSAQSPRPKAIVVTIDMPLLKSVTDTCLEVREKTLLLESKKPAYRLELPLAYPVDEDKGEAKFNKQRGQLTVTLPVLPSNLSPDLFVMSASEFDSVDDSEGKDEESGAEKEDKGDVTEHKEQEGRVETGKEEKEDEKCDSAEIEGSVEEGGVKQNDKNPVSEVWEEKQKHEEEVTKQDDQNDNREISDDSREDRNAENSFLQCDTSVQEENLVSVNDGGLTSPTINENQANLMSSLEPTPKRSLTDVQEETKANLQENTQVGTDAACQRHTSSDDSPITTSNASQDDVEESCARSNETPAATDDARKSGGGDFDKQLVLSSDEAVVTDKDNPPTGQTCLTSECDNKTPPVLLREIDKDGNETVISDHSTSAGFTFHNTLMFELD